From a region of the Coprococcus comes ATCC 27758 genome:
- a CDS encoding Y-family DNA polymerase, whose product MSHIIFHIDVNSAYLSWTAVEQLKNGADVDIRTIPAIIGGDRESRHGIVLAKSPSAKKFGIRTGEPVVNAFRKCPNLHMDPPNHRMYREYSRRLMDFLKTYTPEIEQVSVDECYMDFTGIAQRFSSPVEAAYEIKARVYEKFGFTVNVGISTNKLLAKMASDFEKPNRVHTLFPEEVKEKMWPLPVSELFMAGKSSVAILEKLEIRTIGELAQTDPKLLEFHLKSHGRTLWEFANGIGDAKVQSEETAAKGVGNSTTLPKDVEKAEDAKKVLFSLAESVGKRLRKAGQKANMVSVEIRYSDFQNVSHQKQLGRASGADQVIYEAACSLFDELWNGEPIRLLGVRTAKLVDEDEPEQLSLFDLQFEVKSEKPKKSMEKLKKLSAAMGEIRGKYGADAVIRGSVLEQREKEKKYEKKQF is encoded by the coding sequence ATGTCACACATCATTTTCCATATAGATGTCAATTCAGCCTACCTTAGTTGGACGGCAGTAGAACAACTGAAAAATGGTGCCGATGTGGACATCCGCACGATCCCCGCGATCATCGGCGGTGACAGAGAATCACGCCATGGGATCGTATTGGCGAAATCTCCTTCGGCAAAGAAATTCGGCATCCGGACGGGAGAGCCGGTGGTAAATGCGTTCCGCAAGTGTCCGAATCTTCACATGGATCCGCCAAATCACAGGATGTACAGGGAGTATAGCCGGAGACTGATGGATTTCCTGAAAACCTATACACCGGAAATCGAGCAGGTCAGTGTGGACGAGTGCTATATGGATTTTACCGGAATCGCACAGCGCTTTTCTTCGCCGGTGGAGGCTGCGTATGAAATCAAAGCCCGGGTTTATGAAAAGTTTGGGTTTACCGTGAATGTGGGAATTTCGACAAACAAGCTTCTGGCAAAAATGGCATCAGACTTTGAAAAGCCAAACCGTGTCCACACTCTTTTCCCGGAAGAGGTCAAGGAAAAAATGTGGCCGCTCCCGGTGAGTGAGCTTTTTATGGCAGGGAAGTCCAGTGTGGCGATTCTGGAAAAGCTGGAAATCCGGACAATTGGTGAGCTTGCGCAGACAGATCCGAAGCTTCTGGAATTCCATTTGAAAAGTCATGGGAGAACGCTGTGGGAATTTGCGAATGGAATCGGTGATGCAAAGGTGCAATCCGAGGAAACCGCTGCAAAGGGTGTCGGTAATTCCACCACACTTCCAAAAGATGTGGAAAAGGCAGAGGATGCAAAAAAGGTTCTATTTTCTCTGGCAGAAAGTGTGGGAAAGAGACTAAGGAAAGCAGGGCAGAAAGCCAATATGGTTAGTGTGGAAATACGCTACAGTGATTTTCAGAATGTATCTCACCAGAAGCAGCTTGGCAGAGCATCTGGTGCAGATCAGGTGATCTATGAGGCGGCCTGCAGTCTGTTCGATGAGCTGTGGAACGGTGAGCCGATCAGATTGCTTGGTGTTCGCACAGCGAAGCTTGTGGATGAAGATGAACCGGAGCAGTTAAGCTTGTTTGACCTGCAATTCGAGGTGAAATCTGAGAAGCCGAAGAAGAGCATGGAAAAGCTGAAAAAGCTCAGTGCGGCAATGGGAGAGATCCGCGGAAAGTATGGGGCGGATGCGGTGATACGGGGCAGTGTTCTGGAGCAGAGAGAAAAAGAGAAGAAATATGAAAAGAAACAGTTCTGA
- a CDS encoding Mur ligase family protein, giving the protein MEKYTLQEYANLLQNLRMMKEFYSNGEEEKNVGYLTYDSREVTEGTLFICKGAAFKAEYLDAAIEKGAIAYVSEVKYETKEDVPYFLVDDIRKAMPPLAEKFNNAPWKKLTITGIGGTKGKSTSAYYMKAIVDDYMEATGGKESAVLSSIDIYDGVIKKESHITTPESVELQEHLRHAVESGITFAEMEVSSQALKYNRVDNMQFDVGIFLNISEDHISPIEHPDFEDYFSSKLKIFGKSRYGVVNMDADFADRILKESKVCEKVLTFSTKNPEADVYGYEIQKDGHETVFMVKTELFDEEFRLTMPGLFNVENALAVIAASILLEIPKEYMHSGLLRARSSGRMELYGSADKNLIAVVDYAHNKLSFEKLFSSIKDEYPDYNIVSIFGCPGKKAFIRRRDLGTVAGQYAKKVYLTAEDPGYEPVEQISKEIAQYVEAQNCPYAMIEDRGEAIKAAMDEAEGKTIFLITGKGNETRQKYGCEYLDCKSDTQYVKEYLAEYDKKHQ; this is encoded by the coding sequence ATGGAAAAATACACATTACAGGAGTACGCAAATCTGTTACAGAACCTGCGTATGATGAAAGAATTTTATTCAAATGGGGAAGAAGAAAAAAACGTAGGATATCTGACCTATGATTCCAGAGAGGTGACGGAAGGGACATTGTTTATTTGCAAAGGTGCGGCATTTAAGGCTGAGTATCTGGATGCAGCGATCGAAAAAGGTGCGATTGCTTATGTCAGCGAAGTAAAATATGAAACGAAAGAAGATGTTCCATATTTTCTGGTAGACGATATCCGTAAGGCGATGCCTCCACTTGCAGAGAAGTTCAATAATGCACCGTGGAAGAAACTGACGATCACCGGAATCGGCGGAACAAAAGGAAAATCCACTTCCGCTTACTATATGAAAGCAATCGTGGATGATTATATGGAAGCAACCGGTGGAAAGGAAAGTGCAGTCCTTTCTTCAATCGATATTTATGACGGAGTGATCAAGAAAGAATCCCATATTACTACGCCGGAGTCGGTAGAATTGCAGGAGCATCTGCGCCATGCCGTAGAAAGTGGTATTACATTTGCCGAGATGGAAGTATCTTCACAGGCGTTAAAATACAATCGTGTCGATAACATGCAGTTTGATGTGGGAATTTTTTTGAATATTTCAGAGGACCATATCAGTCCGATCGAGCATCCGGATTTTGAAGACTATTTTTCGTCTAAACTGAAAATTTTCGGAAAATCACGTTACGGAGTTGTGAACATGGATGCAGATTTTGCAGACCGTATTCTGAAAGAGTCAAAGGTCTGTGAGAAGGTGTTGACGTTCAGTACAAAGAATCCGGAAGCGGATGTTTATGGTTATGAGATCCAGAAAGACGGACATGAAACGGTATTTATGGTAAAGACAGAGCTGTTTGATGAAGAATTCCGTCTGACGATGCCGGGACTTTTCAATGTGGAAAATGCACTGGCTGTCATTGCGGCATCCATTCTTCTTGAAATCCCGAAGGAGTATATGCACAGCGGTCTTTTGAGGGCAAGATCCAGCGGACGTATGGAGCTTTATGGAAGTGCAGATAAGAATCTGATCGCTGTTGTGGATTATGCACACAACAAGCTTAGTTTTGAAAAGCTGTTCTCTTCAATTAAAGATGAATATCCGGATTATAATATCGTATCGATCTTCGGATGCCCAGGAAAGAAAGCATTTATCCGGAGAAGAGACCTTGGAACGGTAGCTGGTCAGTATGCGAAAAAGGTTTATCTGACAGCGGAAGATCCGGGATATGAGCCGGTAGAGCAGATTTCCAAAGAAATCGCACAGTATGTGGAAGCACAAAACTGTCCGTATGCCATGATCGAGGATCGGGGAGAGGCAATCAAAGCAGCGATGGATGAAGCAGAGGGAAAGACTATTTTCCTGATTACCGGAAAAGGAAATGAGACAAGACAGAAATATGGCTGTGAGTATCTGGACTGCAAATCAGATACACAGTATGTTAAAGAATATCTTGCCGAGTATGATAAAAAGCATCAATAG
- a CDS encoding YitT family protein, translated as MYCDAKEIRFRNREEFTLKSKAKTFLIDILLDIVGGCFIAIGVYNFAVASGFPVAGISGIAIVFYYFWKIPIGTMTTILNIPIILICYKLLGKQFFLRSIKTMLISNILMDWVVPLFPIYQGDMMLSCICMSVFSGIGYALIYMRDTSTGGADFVLMAIHKAKPHISVGKIIIVMDFIIVIIGGILMHGNIDKIIYGLIGTYILSFVVDKLMYGVDAGKLALIVTEKGPQIAAKIDELSQRGATLIKAEGSYTGREKEVLMCACNNKEMYTIQEAVKKVDSSAFLVTMESNEVRGKGFKPI; from the coding sequence ATGTATTGTGATGCAAAAGAAATAAGATTCCGTAATAGGGAGGAATTCACATTGAAATCAAAGGCAAAGACATTTTTAATTGATATTTTACTTGATATTGTAGGTGGTTGTTTCATTGCGATTGGAGTCTATAATTTTGCAGTGGCATCTGGATTTCCGGTAGCAGGTATATCAGGTATTGCAATCGTGTTTTATTATTTTTGGAAAATTCCAATTGGTACAATGACGACAATTTTGAATATTCCAATTATTTTAATTTGTTACAAGTTGTTGGGAAAACAATTTTTTTTAAGATCAATAAAGACAATGTTAATTTCTAATATACTGATGGACTGGGTTGTTCCATTGTTTCCAATTTACCAAGGTGATATGATGTTATCTTGTATTTGTATGAGTGTATTCTCAGGAATCGGATATGCATTAATTTACATGAGAGATACCTCTACAGGTGGAGCAGATTTTGTTTTGATGGCAATACACAAGGCAAAGCCACATATTTCTGTAGGAAAAATTATCATTGTTATGGATTTTATTATTGTAATTATTGGTGGAATTCTGATGCATGGAAACATTGATAAGATTATTTATGGATTAATTGGAACGTATATTCTATCATTTGTCGTAGATAAGCTAATGTATGGCGTTGATGCTGGAAAACTTGCTTTGATTGTAACAGAAAAGGGACCACAAATTGCGGCAAAAATTGATGAGCTATCACAACGAGGGGCAACTTTGATTAAGGCAGAAGGAAGTTATACAGGACGTGAAAAAGAAGTATTAATGTGTGCATGTAACAATAAAGAAATGTATACGATTCAAGAAGCTGTAAAGAAAGTAGATTCATCAGCGTTTCTTGTTACAATGGAATCGAATGAAGTGCGTGGAAAAGGATTCAAGCCAATATAA
- a CDS encoding aspartate/glutamate racemase family protein: MLKKLGVIGGMGPEATSFYYARVIARTKAESDQEHINMIILSHATMPDRTQAILTGNKLPFLKAITQDARDLEMLGVENIAIPCNTSHYFLEDIQKSTSVPIINMVEESVRYVVEAHPKVKKIGIMGTDGTMQAKTYHRACEKFGITPVVPGEACQKDVMSLIYDDIKKGKPGDKNKFDRAYNDLKAKGCDAVILACTEISVFKEYYQVPADCMDAMDVLVRESIIRSGAEYRE; the protein is encoded by the coding sequence ATGCTGAAAAAATTAGGTGTTATCGGCGGAATGGGACCGGAGGCGACAAGTTTTTATTATGCAAGAGTGATCGCGAGGACAAAGGCGGAGAGTGATCAGGAGCATATCAACATGATCATTTTAAGTCATGCGACAATGCCGGACAGGACACAGGCAATCCTTACAGGAAATAAGCTTCCGTTTCTGAAAGCGATCACACAGGACGCAAGAGATCTGGAGATGCTGGGAGTGGAAAATATTGCGATTCCGTGCAATACCTCGCACTATTTCCTGGAAGATATCCAGAAATCTACAAGTGTTCCGATCATCAATATGGTAGAGGAGAGTGTCAGATATGTAGTAGAGGCTCATCCAAAAGTGAAGAAGATCGGGATCATGGGAACAGATGGAACGATGCAGGCAAAGACTTACCACCGAGCCTGCGAAAAATTTGGAATCACACCGGTAGTTCCGGGAGAAGCCTGCCAGAAAGATGTGATGTCGCTGATCTATGATGATATTAAAAAAGGAAAGCCGGGAGACAAGAACAAATTTGACCGTGCTTATAATGATCTGAAGGCAAAAGGTTGTGATGCAGTAATTCTTGCATGCACAGAGATTTCGGTATTCAAAGAATATTATCAGGTACCGGCAGACTGCATGGATGCAATGGATGTTCTGGTAAGAGAATCCATCATCAGATCCGGCGCAGAGTACCGGGAATGA
- a CDS encoding tyrosine-type recombinase/integrase: MSGMKFEKEIFMKYLIEREASEATKKKYMTDVTTFYSYAAEAEEIDKELLLAYREWLVQHYAVSSVNSMLVALNQYLLAVGLGKWKLRRVRVQGCNSKMMERELQKSDYIKLVRKAKEQGKEQLVMIMETLAGTGIRISELRYFSVDSVQRGIVKVWNKGKYRPVILTDQLRKRLLYYIRKNRIQKGNVFITRSGHEKDRSNIWRELKQLAVSAGVETEKVFPHNFRHMFARIFYRVTGNLLQLADILGHSSIEVTRIYASDGIMEWKKSMEMLEMLVE, translated from the coding sequence ATGAGCGGAATGAAATTTGAAAAAGAAATCTTTATGAAGTATTTGATCGAGCGGGAAGCATCGGAGGCAACAAAGAAGAAATATATGACAGATGTAACGACTTTTTATTCCTATGCAGCAGAAGCGGAAGAAATAGATAAGGAACTTCTGCTTGCTTACCGGGAGTGGCTGGTGCAGCATTATGCAGTAAGCAGTGTAAATTCGATGCTTGTGGCACTGAATCAGTATTTACTTGCCGTTGGGCTTGGAAAATGGAAGCTCCGCAGAGTCCGTGTACAGGGCTGTAATTCAAAGATGATGGAAAGAGAACTGCAGAAATCCGATTATATCAAACTGGTGCGGAAAGCAAAAGAGCAGGGAAAGGAACAGCTTGTAATGATTATGGAGACGCTTGCAGGGACAGGAATCCGGATCAGTGAGCTAAGATATTTTTCAGTTGATAGTGTTCAAAGAGGGATCGTGAAGGTGTGGAATAAAGGAAAATACAGACCGGTTATTTTAACGGATCAGTTGAGAAAAAGACTGTTGTATTATATAAGAAAAAACAGAATTCAAAAGGGAAATGTGTTTATAACGAGATCAGGTCATGAAAAAGACCGGTCGAATATATGGAGAGAATTAAAACAGCTTGCAGTAAGTGCGGGGGTGGAAACCGAAAAAGTATTTCCGCATAATTTCAGACATATGTTTGCAAGAATTTTTTACAGGGTTACAGGAAATCTGTTGCAGCTTGCGGATATTCTGGGACACAGCAGTATCGAGGTGACAAGGATTTATGCTTCGGATGGAATTATGGAATGGAAAAAGAGCATGGAAATGTTAGAAATGCTTGTAGAATGA
- a CDS encoding UDP-N-acetylmuramoyl-L-alanyl-D-glutamate--2,6-diaminopimelate ligase produces MKLSVLFKRIQHAVIQMPELEEEMEIRGITCNSQKAEEDSLFVCIQGSRADGHDYIEEACNLGASCILIEKLVSGGRMLKFPENVAVVLVKDTREALAGISRIWFGSPADKLKVIGVTGTKGKSTVAVMIREMLESLGQKCGLIGTIAHHLGNEVVTSQNTTPDAFTIQSYFAKMVEAGCHYAVMEVSSQGIKQHRIDGIWFEIAVFTNFGEDHIGPGEHASLGEYRYYKSCLFEQCRIGIGNLDDAQCSYMFQRKCCTKYGFTCREEEGQERGFRNSHVLTAEKISFLMEGGELKTVFYADDRKYELALPGKFNVYNALAALQTVSCLGFEREEAGDVLKHLVVRGRMERVDAGENILCYIDYAHNAMSLAKVLKMLRIYEPERILLVFGCGGNRAGSRRSGMGRVAGELANLTIITSDNPRWEEPAKIMADVEEGIKETSGAYRMIQDREEAVLFAVEMARQGDILLIAGKGHENYQEIQGVRYPMDDRELVRKAVRLVAQKRQKKEQTECTQTLL; encoded by the coding sequence ATGAAGCTTTCGGTTCTGTTTAAAAGGATTCAGCATGCGGTGATCCAAATGCCGGAATTAGAAGAAGAGATGGAAATCCGGGGGATTACCTGTAATTCCCAAAAGGCAGAAGAAGACAGTCTGTTTGTCTGCATTCAGGGAAGCCGGGCAGATGGACATGATTATATAGAAGAAGCCTGCAACCTTGGGGCATCCTGCATTCTGATAGAAAAACTGGTATCTGGGGGAAGGATGCTGAAGTTTCCGGAAAATGTTGCCGTCGTTCTGGTAAAAGATACACGGGAAGCTCTTGCCGGGATCAGCAGGATCTGGTTTGGAAGTCCTGCTGATAAGTTGAAAGTGATTGGCGTGACCGGCACAAAGGGGAAAAGTACGGTGGCAGTGATGATCCGGGAGATGCTGGAAAGTCTTGGCCAAAAATGCGGACTGATCGGTACGATCGCCCACCATCTTGGAAATGAAGTGGTAACTTCGCAAAATACGACCCCGGATGCCTTTACCATTCAGTCGTATTTTGCTAAAATGGTAGAAGCAGGTTGCCACTATGCGGTGATGGAGGTATCTTCACAAGGAATAAAGCAGCATCGGATCGATGGAATTTGGTTTGAAATTGCGGTATTCACTAATTTCGGGGAGGATCACATCGGACCAGGCGAGCATGCAAGTCTTGGGGAATACCGATATTACAAATCATGTCTTTTTGAACAGTGCAGGATTGGAATAGGGAATCTGGATGATGCACAGTGCAGCTATATGTTCCAGAGAAAATGTTGCACGAAATACGGATTTACCTGTCGGGAAGAAGAAGGGCAGGAAAGAGGATTTAGAAACAGTCATGTACTGACGGCAGAAAAAATCAGTTTTCTGATGGAAGGCGGAGAACTTAAAACGGTATTTTATGCAGATGATAGAAAATATGAGCTTGCCCTTCCTGGAAAATTTAATGTGTACAATGCACTGGCTGCTTTACAGACGGTGAGCTGTCTTGGATTTGAAAGAGAAGAAGCAGGAGACGTGTTAAAGCATCTGGTGGTAAGAGGCAGGATGGAACGGGTAGATGCAGGAGAAAATATCCTGTGTTACATTGATTACGCGCATAATGCCATGAGTCTTGCAAAAGTGCTTAAAATGCTGAGAATTTACGAACCAGAACGTATTTTACTGGTGTTTGGATGTGGAGGCAACCGTGCCGGAAGCAGAAGAAGCGGGATGGGAAGAGTGGCAGGAGAGCTTGCGAATCTGACGATCATCACTTCAGATAATCCGAGATGGGAAGAGCCGGCGAAGATTATGGCAGACGTTGAAGAAGGCATCAAAGAAACTTCCGGTGCCTATCGGATGATCCAGGATCGGGAAGAGGCAGTACTCTTTGCGGTGGAAATGGCAAGACAAGGGGATATCCTTCTGATTGCGGGAAAGGGACATGAAAATTACCAGGAGATCCAGGGAGTCAGGTATCCGATGGATGACCGGGAACTGGTGCGAAAAGCCGTCAGGCTGGTTGCACAAAAGAGACAGAAAAAGGAACAGACAGAATGTACGCAGACATTATTATAG
- a CDS encoding beta-galactosidase: MEYKKINMPGLLHGGDYNPEQWLDRPDILEEDIRLMKLAHVNNVSLGIFSWAFLEPEEGKYQFDYLEEIINRLYDNGIYTNLATPTGAMPNWMTQKYPEVMQTDENGIQNLPGKRHNFCYTSAVMREKTRKLDLKLSERFGKHPGVILWHISNEYGGNFRDASCHCEECQKAFRKWLKKKYKTLDALNHAWWSAFWSHTYTDWEQIHSPSPRGEDELHGLKLDWKRFVSEQLQDFCREEIRAVKTYSDLPVTTNMMMYFSPLDYDKWAKELDVISWDSYPSWHTKEDEVPIAVWAAFMHNQMRGFQKKPFLMMESTPSLVNWDEENNVKRPGMNYLSSMQAIALGSNSVLYFQWRKSRGSSEKFHGAVVGHDASEKNRVFQEVAWIGKDLEKLSSQILSTCNRAKVAIIMDWENWWALSDAQAISRKFDYTEELLKYYRVFWEKGIEVDIISMDRELLDYQLVVAPTLYLHKKEYIHKVEAYVEAGGIYVTTYWSGVVNETDLCFIGERPHERLLGLSVDEIDVGNEYFPNTFSYKDGVYKAGVLREVVTLQTAKPLGTYLQDYNVNTPAITENAYGKGKAYYVAVQPDLEFLKEFLGDVIEEANVEANLTETLPYGVTVSKRSGKEQKDDVYFLQNFNRHPVKMVLNECYTNLITDEILTGSIKLQTYQCIVMQKK, encoded by the coding sequence ATGGAATATAAAAAAATAAATATGCCAGGTCTTCTGCATGGTGGAGATTATAATCCTGAACAATGGTTAGATAGACCGGATATTCTTGAAGAGGATATCCGGTTAATGAAATTAGCGCATGTAAATAATGTTTCACTAGGAATATTTTCGTGGGCATTTTTAGAGCCAGAAGAAGGAAAATATCAGTTTGACTATTTAGAAGAAATTATTAACCGTTTATATGACAATGGCATCTATACAAATCTAGCTACACCAACAGGTGCAATGCCAAATTGGATGACTCAAAAATATCCTGAAGTAATGCAGACAGATGAAAACGGGATACAGAATTTACCAGGAAAAAGGCATAATTTTTGTTACACGTCTGCTGTTATGAGAGAAAAAACTAGAAAGTTGGATTTGAAATTATCAGAACGCTTTGGAAAACATCCAGGAGTAATTCTTTGGCATATATCAAACGAATACGGAGGAAATTTTAGGGATGCTTCTTGTCATTGCGAAGAATGTCAAAAAGCATTTCGGAAATGGTTGAAAAAAAAATACAAAACATTGGATGCATTGAATCATGCATGGTGGAGTGCGTTTTGGAGTCATACTTATACCGATTGGGAACAGATTCATTCACCTTCTCCGAGGGGAGAGGATGAATTACACGGTTTGAAATTGGACTGGAAAAGATTTGTGAGCGAACAGTTACAGGACTTTTGTAGAGAAGAGATTCGAGCTGTTAAAACATATTCGGATCTTCCAGTTACAACAAACATGATGATGTATTTTTCACCATTGGATTATGATAAATGGGCAAAGGAGTTGGATGTGATTTCTTGGGACTCTTATCCGAGTTGGCATACAAAAGAAGATGAAGTACCGATTGCTGTGTGGGCAGCCTTTATGCATAACCAGATGAGAGGATTTCAGAAGAAGCCATTTTTGATGATGGAATCAACACCATCACTTGTGAATTGGGATGAGGAAAATAATGTAAAAAGACCGGGGATGAATTACTTATCTTCAATGCAGGCAATTGCGTTAGGTTCGAATAGTGTTCTTTATTTTCAATGGAGAAAAAGCAGAGGATCGAGTGAAAAGTTTCATGGAGCGGTTGTTGGTCATGATGCGTCAGAAAAGAATAGAGTTTTTCAAGAAGTTGCTTGGATTGGCAAAGATCTAGAAAAGCTAAGCAGTCAAATACTAAGTACATGTAATAGGGCGAAGGTAGCTATTATTATGGATTGGGAAAATTGGTGGGCTCTTTCTGACGCACAAGCAATATCGAGAAAATTTGATTATACGGAAGAACTTTTAAAATATTATCGGGTTTTTTGGGAAAAAGGAATTGAAGTTGATATAATTTCCATGGATCGAGAGTTGTTAGATTATCAGCTTGTGGTTGCTCCGACCTTGTACTTGCATAAAAAAGAGTATATTCATAAAGTAGAAGCATACGTGGAAGCAGGTGGAATATATGTAACAACTTATTGGAGTGGAGTAGTAAATGAAACAGATTTATGTTTTATTGGAGAGAGACCACATGAGAGATTGCTAGGATTATCAGTTGATGAGATTGATGTGGGGAATGAATATTTTCCAAATACTTTCTCCTATAAAGACGGTGTATATAAAGCCGGTGTGTTAAGAGAAGTTGTGACACTTCAAACTGCAAAGCCGTTGGGAACATACTTGCAAGATTACAATGTAAATACTCCAGCAATTACAGAAAATGCGTATGGCAAAGGAAAAGCTTACTATGTTGCTGTTCAACCAGATCTGGAATTTTTGAAAGAATTTTTGGGCGATGTAATTGAGGAAGCAAATGTGGAAGCAAATTTGACGGAAACATTACCTTATGGAGTTACTGTTTCAAAAAGAAGTGGAAAAGAACAGAAAGATGATGTATATTTTCTTCAGAATTTTAACAGACATCCTGTGAAGATGGTTTTGAATGAATGTTATACAAATTTGATTACTGATGAAATCCTTACAGGTTCAATAAAACTGCAAACATATCAATGTATTGTGATGCAAAAGAAATAA